GGATTGACGAAAAAGCACCGCAGGAAACACCAACGGTCTATCGCCGAATCACTGAATAACGGTATACTGATCTGATCCCTATTTTATAGAGCACAAGGTACGGAGAATAATATGAAACGTGCGTTTATTATGGTGCTGGACTCGTTCGGCATCGGTGCTACCGAAGACGCAGAGCGCTTCGGAGATGTCGGCTCTGATACCCTCGGTCACATCGCGGAGGCTTGTGCCAAAGGCGAAGCTGACAAAGGCCGTAAAGGTCCCCTGAACCTGCCTAACCTGACTCGTCTTGGGCTGGTCAAAGCTCATGAAGGCTCCACTGGCAAAGTGGCCGCAGGTATGGACGGTAACGCAGAAGTTATCGGTGCCTACGGCTGGGCACACGAACTTTCTTCCGGCAAAGACACCCCGTCTGGCCACTGGGAAATCGCCGGCGTGCCGGTTCTGTTCGACTGGGGCTACTTCAGCGACCACGAAAACAGCTTCCCTCAGGAACTGCTGGACAAACTGGTCAAGCGTGCCAACCTGCCGGGCTACCTCGGCAACTGCCACTCTTCCGGGACCGTGATTCTGGACGAGCTGGGCGAAGAGCACATGAAAACCGGGAAACCGATTTTCTATACCTCCGCTGACTCCGTGTTCCAGATTGCCTGCCATGAAGAAACCTACGGCCTGGATAAGCTTTATGAGCTGTGCGAAATCGCCCGTGAAGAGCTGACCGAAGGTGGCTACAACATTGGCCGCGTTATCGCGCGTCCGTTTGTGGGTGATAAAGCCGGCAACTTCCAGCGTACCGGCAACCGTCACGATTTAGCGGTTGAACCGCCTGCCGCCACCGTGCTGCAGAAGCTGGTTGACGAGAAAAACGGCCAGGTAGTTTCCGTGGGTAAAATTGCGGACATCTACGCCAACTGCGGTATCACCAAAAAAGTGAAGGCAACCGGCCTGGATGCATTGTTCGACGCGACCATCAAAGAGATGAAAGAAGCCGGCGACGAGACTATCGTGTTCACCAACTTCGTAGACTTTGACTCCTCCTGGGGCCATCGCCGCGACGTGGCAGGCTACGCGGGCGGCCTTGAGCTGTTCGACCGCCGCCTGCCGGAGCTAATGTCGCTGCTGAAAGAGGACGACATTCTGATCCTCACCGCGGACCACGGCTGTGACCCGACCTGGCAAGGTACCGACCATACTCGCGAGCACATTCCGGTGCTGATTTACGGCCCGAAAGTGAAAGCCGGTTCTCTCGGCCACCGCGAAACCTTCGCCGACATCGGCCAGACGGTAGCGAAGTACTTCGGTCTTTCCGACATGGACTACGGCAAAAACATGCTGTGATCCCTTTGGGCGGGCGTTTGCCCGCCCGATTGCTAACTTTTTAAATCAAGGAATACACAATGGCTACGCCACACATTAACGCAGAAATGGGCGATTTCGCTGACGTAGTACTGATGCCGGGTGACCCGCTGCGCGCTAAGCACATCGCGGAAACCTTCCTGGAAGACGTGCGTGAAGTGAACAACGTGCGCGGCATGC
This Klebsiella michiganensis DNA region includes the following protein-coding sequences:
- a CDS encoding phosphopentomutase, translating into MKRAFIMVLDSFGIGATEDAERFGDVGSDTLGHIAEACAKGEADKGRKGPLNLPNLTRLGLVKAHEGSTGKVAAGMDGNAEVIGAYGWAHELSSGKDTPSGHWEIAGVPVLFDWGYFSDHENSFPQELLDKLVKRANLPGYLGNCHSSGTVILDELGEEHMKTGKPIFYTSADSVFQIACHEETYGLDKLYELCEIAREELTEGGYNIGRVIARPFVGDKAGNFQRTGNRHDLAVEPPAATVLQKLVDEKNGQVVSVGKIADIYANCGITKKVKATGLDALFDATIKEMKEAGDETIVFTNFVDFDSSWGHRRDVAGYAGGLELFDRRLPELMSLLKEDDILILTADHGCDPTWQGTDHTREHIPVLIYGPKVKAGSLGHRETFADIGQTVAKYFGLSDMDYGKNML